In Candidatus Paceibacterota bacterium, a genomic segment contains:
- a CDS encoding sulfite exporter TauE/SafE family protein yields MASQIYNFHVNGMHCASCVLLIEGELNDLPNISKVKADLKHFTVEVVGDFGDKAEAVITEELSKILAPRGYSLSVEKQTKTGDWGDFKIAVPVALGFAVLFVALQKMGIVNLVSASKVSFGTAFVIGVIASLSSCMAVVGGLVLSMSATFAKEGDKVRPQILFHLGRIISFFILGGVIGAIGSAFTLSTSATFVLNLIIGLVMLVLGINLLDTFHFAKRFQLTAPKFISKHALGVAKINHTLTPALVGIATFFLPCGFTQSMQIFALSTGNFLSGALTMLSFALGTLPVLAILSFSSFSIKNSSKSGIFFKSAGLVVILFAIFNLINSLVVVGLIPPIFNF; encoded by the coding sequence TGGCATCACAAATTTACAATTTTCACGTTAATGGCATGCACTGCGCATCTTGCGTGCTTTTAATTGAGGGTGAGCTTAATGATTTGCCCAATATTTCAAAAGTAAAAGCTGACCTCAAGCATTTTACTGTTGAGGTTGTTGGTGATTTTGGCGATAAAGCCGAAGCGGTCATTACCGAAGAGCTTTCCAAAATCTTGGCTCCCCGAGGTTACAGCTTGTCAGTTGAGAAACAAACCAAGACTGGCGATTGGGGTGATTTTAAAATCGCAGTTCCGGTAGCTTTGGGCTTCGCAGTGCTTTTTGTGGCTCTGCAAAAAATGGGAATTGTGAATTTGGTGAGTGCGAGCAAAGTGTCTTTCGGCACGGCTTTTGTTATCGGGGTCATCGCCTCACTTTCAAGTTGTATGGCGGTGGTTGGTGGGTTAGTTCTCTCAATGTCGGCTACTTTTGCCAAAGAAGGGGATAAAGTTCGACCGCAAATTTTATTTCATCTCGGAAGAATAATTTCCTTCTTTATTCTTGGAGGAGTAATCGGGGCCATTGGTTCGGCTTTTACCCTGAGTACCTCGGCCACCTTTGTTCTGAATTTAATTATTGGCTTGGTGATGCTCGTGCTCGGTATTAATTTACTCGATACCTTTCATTTCGCCAAAAGGTTTCAGCTGACCGCGCCAAAATTTATCTCTAAGCATGCTTTAGGTGTGGCGAAAATTAATCACACCCTGACGCCGGCTCTGGTCGGTATCGCCACTTTCTTTTTGCCGTGCGGTTTTACCCAATCGATGCAGATTTTTGCGCTTTCAACCGGAAATTTTCTATCTGGCGCGCTCACCATGCTTTCCTTTGCCTTGGGTACTCTACCAGTTCTCGCAATTTTGAGTTTTAGTTCATTTAGCATCAAGAATAGCTCCAAGTCAGGGATA